AACCCACAGCGCACACTGCTGGAAAAATACCTGACGGACTACACCACCAAAAATACCGCTGACTACTTTATACACAAGGATTTAGGCAGTTTTTTGCGCCGCGAGCTGGACTTCTATATCAAGAATGAGGTCATGCACCTGGACGATGTGCAGAATGCTAGTGCTTTTGCTGATATCGAAAAAAACTTGCGGATGATGCAGTGCCTACGCGCCATTTCCCTTGAGCTGATCGATTTTCTCGCGCAGCTGGAAGACTTCCAGAAGAAGCTTTGGCTGAAGAAAAAGTTTGTAGTGTCCAGTCACTACTGCATTACGTTGGATCGAGTACCGGAAGAGCTCTATCCGGAGATCGTGGCTAATGAAAAGCAGTGGGAGCAATGGTTTCAGCTGGGCGTATGGGGAAAATCGAGCCCGGGAACACTGAGTGACTTGAAGGCTGGTATGCACCGGATGATGGATACCAGTCTGTTCGAGGAGGGTTTCGGCAAGAACATTTTATCGCTCATTGATGGACTGGATGAGAAAATCAACGGGCTTCTAGTGCATGGCGATAACTTTCATGGATTATTGTTATTACAAGAAAAGTATAGGGAGAGTCTTGCTTGCGTATACATTGATCCTCCTTACAATACAGACGCAACGGTGATAAATTATAAAAACGGATATCGAGAGTCTAGCTGGCTTTCGTTAATATCATCGCGGATGGGCTTAGGGAAAAATTTGTTGCGGAGTGATGGGGTGCATATTTTAACTATAGATGATTATGAGCATGCTCCTGTCAGGCAAGTTTTAGATGCCGCTTTCTCAGAAGACAGCTACTTAGCTACAGTGGTAGTTAGGAACAATCCTTCAGGAAGGTCTACGGTTAAAGGGTTTTCGATAAATCACGAGTTTGCACTTTTTTATGGCGCAGAGCCTAATAAAGCGCGTGTGGGGCGTTTACCGCACAGCGAGCAGCAAAAGAGCAGATATGATTTGGTTGATGAGTTTGGACCATATGAGTGGGAAAATTTCCGTAAGAGTAGTGCGGGCTCTGATAGAGCGAGCAGGCCAAAACAGTTTTACCCTCTGTATGTAAGTTTGGTCGATTATTCTGTAAGAGTACCCGACCTGATGTGGTTGGATTTGGAAGGCACGTATGAGTTAATTACAGCGCCTTCATCTAACGAAGAAGTTGTTTGGCCGCTAGATTTAGGCGGGCGTGAGAGAGTTTGGAGATGGGGGTTGGAGCGTGCTTCTGCCGAAGTTTCAACACTGGTGGCTAAGAAGCCGAAGGGTGGTTCTAAGATTGAGATCTATGGGCGTAAATATCTTAATGAAGAGGGTATTCTTCCCAGAACGTGGTGGGACAAGCCGGAGTATTCTGCTCGTGACAATGGAACGAGGATGCTGCGTGAAATGTTTTCACAGAATATTTCATTCGATTTCCCAAAAGCTTTGAATGCGGTTTCTGATAGCATAAGGATTGGTTCGCCAGACCCTGATGGTATTGTTCTTGATTATTACGGTGGATCTGGAACGACCGCGCATGCAGTTATAAATCTTAATAGATATGAAAAGCAGAAGAAGAAATTTATAATAGTCGAGCAGGGTGATTATTTTGAAAGCGTTACGAAATCGAGAGTCATAAAGTCAATATATAGCCCAAGCTGGAGAAAAGGAAAGCCAACCACGTCAGAAAACGGCATCTCCTTCTGCTTCAAAGTCCTAAAGCTAGAAAGCTACGAAGACACCCTAAACAACTTGCAGCTTCACCGTGATGCCAAGCACAACCAGACCCTTGGTCTGTTGGATCAACAGGCCAAGGATGATTACCTGCTACACTACATGCTAGATGTGGAGAGTCGTGGCTCACTGCTGTCGGTGGAGGACTTCAAAAAGCCCTTCGATTACAGCATGAATATCGCCACTGACTCGGCTGGTGCTTACGAGCCAACCCAGGTCGATCTGGTAGAAACCTTCAACTACCTGATTGGCCTGCGGGTAAAACATCTTGATGCTCAACTAGAGCGCGGATTTGTCACGGTCAACGGTACCCTGCCCAGCGGGGAGAGCTGCCTGGTGCTGTGGCGCGACTGTGATCTGCTGGATTACGAGGGAGTCAGCCGTTTGTGTGACAAGCTCGCGATCAACCCAGCGGATAATGAATTCGATGTGGTGTACATCAATGGTGACCACAATATCCCGACGGTGCTGACGCAAACCAGTGACGAAGGTGGTGCGACCCGTGTACTCAAACTGCGTCAAATCGAGCCGGAATTCCTGGAGCGCATGTTCTCGGTTGAGGACGTGTAATGGCGAAGGCTCAAAGGACAGGCAAGCGTAGCTTCCACCAGGAGCTGGTGCTCAACCGCTGGATGTTGCAGTTCTTCAATGCAGACAAACTCGCCGGGCTGACGCTGCGTCTGGGCGAGGGTCGCCATGAAGGTATTGACGAAGACGGGCAAAGCAAACTCTTCCATGAGTTGATGCGTGGCCTATTCAATCCGAACCGGCTTGCGGACACCGAGCTGCGCCGCTACGACCTGAATATCGTTCGCTACTGGCAGGAGATTACGGCCGAGCGTAACAAGCTGGAAGGTCATGAGCTACAGATGAAGTACTTCCAGTACCTCTCGCTGCTGTTCTCCGAGATCTATCTGGACTGGTACTTCAACAAGCGCCAGGCGTTGCTGGATGGCTTGAACGAGGAAATGCTCAGCTATCGAGCGGACAAAGGTGCTGAGCCCTTCCGTGACTTTACGGCTGATGATCTAAACAAGGTGGCTTTCTGGAACGCTACAGGTAGCGGGAAAACGCTGCTGTTGCACGTCAACATCAAGCAGTACCTGCACTACTTCCAGGCTGGTCGGGGTAGCGGCTACCCGGACAAAATCATCCTGTTGACGCCCAATGAGGGGCTATCACGCCAGCACCTCGAAGAGCTGAAGCAATCAGGTTTCGCCGCCCAGCACTTCAACAAGAACCAGACGCTCACCTACCCCGGCATGGTCGAAATCATCGACATCAATAAGCTGGGTGATGAGATGGGAGACAAGACGGTTGCAGTAGAAGCCTTTGAAGGCAATAACCTGGTGTTGGTGGACGAGGGGCACCGTGGAACGGGTACCGCTGCAGGGGCCTGGATGAGTCGCCGTGAAGCGCTGGTACGCGGTGGCTTTGCGTTTGAATATTCGGCCACCTTCGGGCAGGCAGTCGCCAAGGGTTTTACCGTTGAGGCTGCGGAGTTCGAGATACAAAAAAAACGGGCCAAGATGCTGTTTGGCACCACCAGTTTGAAAAAGCTGAGCGATGAAGAGCTTTTACAGCTGGCGCTGACCCACGAAGAGAGGCGACTTGCCCGGGCGACGGCAACCCGTGAGATCTACGCCAAGTGCATCCTGTTCGACTACTCGTACAAGTTCTTCTATGAGGACGGCTACGGCAAAGAGTCGCTGATTCTCAACATGGACGGCAAGGCCTATGAGCAGAGTGACAATGGAGCCAAATATTTCACCGCTTGCCTGTTGGCCTTCTATCAGCAGCTGTGGTTATGGAACACTCACCGCGAAGCAGTCACCGATTTCAATATAGAGAAGCCTCTGTGGGTGTTCGTGGGCAACACGGTCTCCGGTGAGGAGTCGGATATCCTGGAGGTGATAAGCTTTCTTGCCGACTTTCTGAACAACGAAGCGCAGATCAAGGTCTGGCTGGCGGATCTGGTGGCAGACCGGGCACAGATTCTCGATGCCAAGGGTAATAACATCTTCAAAGGTCGCTTTACCCCTCTGATGGGTTTCACGGACCGGATGGACGCGCTGTATGCCGACATCCTGCAGCGTGTGTTCAATGCACCGGCCAGGCAGCGGCTTAAACTGGTCAATATCAGAAGTAGCAAGGGCGAGCTGGCGCTGCGCGTGGGTGAGGCCGAACCCTTTGGTCTTATTAACATCGGCGATGACAGCAAGTTCTTCAGTCTGGCCGAGAGCGCTGAAGTTTTTGACAGCGAACGTGATGATTTTGGCGGAGCCTTGTTTGGCACCATCAACAACAAGAGCAGTAAGCTGAATGTGCTTATTGGCTCGCGCAAGTTCACCGAAGGCTGGAGCAGCTGGCGGGTGTCGACCATGGGGCTGTTGAACATGGGGCAGGGAGAGGGCTCGCAGATCATCCAGTTGTTTGGCCGGGGAGTGCGTCTCAAGGGTAAGGACTTCTCGCTGAAGCGCACCACTGCGCAAGAGCGTCCCAAGGGAGTGCATCTCGACAAGCTTGAAACCCTAAATATCTTCGGCGTCCGTGCCAATTACATGGCCGCGTTCAAGGACTATCTACGTGAAGAGGGCATTACTCCCAGCGATGAAATTCTTGAGCTGGACTTTCCTACCCGAGCCAACCTGCCAGCTGGCAAGCTGAAAACGCTGGCGTTAAAGGATGGCTATAAAGACAACCAGAAGCTGGGCTTCAAGCGTACCCACTTCCCCTGGTTGTATGAGATACCGGCTGCGTTTCAAGGCAAAATTAAAACCCCTCAAGTTGCACTGGATTTGTACCCGCGAGTAGAAGCATTGACCACTCAACGAAGCGCGTTCATCGGCAAGTCAGTGCAAACCAGCGAGCCCCGTCATCAGGGTAAGTTGAATGCAGCGCTTTTTTCTCTCTTCGATTGGGATCGAATCTATCTGGCGCTTCAGGACTATAAAATCCAGCGCAGCTGGAGCAATCTGCGGCTTGATCGTCAACGGCTGATCGAATTCTGTATGGGCACGGCAGACTGGTACACGCTGTTCATCCCGGCTGCTGAGCTACAGGTAAGAAGCTTCAGCGATCTGCGAAAGCAGGAAGACATCCTCATCAGACTGCTCATTGATTACACCGACCGGTTCTACAACGCCCTGAAAAAGGGCTACGAGGGGCAGTTCTACGAGATCGCCCACATTGATGAAGATCACGGTTCGATGCTGAAGCTGTACCAGTTTGAGATCGACAACAGCGATGACGGCTTGGAATACCTAGAGAAACTCGAAGTTCTCAAGCAGCTTGTCGCAGACGGAAAGATCGGGGAGGCCAGCAATTGGAACGCTCCGAATATGGTGGCCATCAGTTTTGATCGGCATTTGTACTACCCCTTGCTGGCATTGGAGGATAAGGATGCTGTGCCCCTGAAGCTGCGGCCTTTGGGCTTTGATGCGGAGAGTGAATGGCTGTTCGTCCGCGATCTGGAGGCGTTCTATCACTCACCTGCAGGTAAAGAGGTCATTGGCGCGCGCAGCCTTTATCTCCTGCGTAATGCCGACAGCGAGAAGAAGGGACTGGGTTTTGCGCTGGCCGGTAACTTCTATCCGGACTTTTTGCTCTGGTTAGTGGATGACGCGACCGGCCAGCAATGGCTGTCATTCGTCGATCCCAAAGGTATACGCAACCTGGACTTATCCCATCCTAAGCTCAGACTGTACAAAGAAGTAAAAACGCTGGAATCCACACTGGCCAGTCAAGCGAAGCCTGATGAGCCACCATTGGTACTGAATGCCTTTGTGCTGTCAGCCACTCGGTTCGCCGACCTGCTTAACGTCGGAGATCCGGCAAAAAAAATAGAGCTGGAAGACCGTCATGTGCTGTTTATGGAGGATGGTGGGGCCAGCTACTTGGAGAAGATGTTTACTCGGATTTGTCAGATTTCACAGAAAAATCATTGACACACGGCGATGCCTTTTCGATGGTCGGCGAGCTGGTGGGCAAGTGGGTACCGTAAAGCGTAAGTAACAACAAGGAAGGTCAGACAGTATGAAACTGCAAACGCTGCGCCTATCAAGCTTTCAATCTTTCGGCCCTGAGCCTACTGACGTCGGCCTCGAAGCCATCACCTACTTGATCGGCCCTAATGGCTCCGGCAAGACGGCTGCCCTTCAAGCTCTATGCCGCCTGTTCGCTTTTGACCCATCCCAGCGTCGTATCCAGCGGTCTGACTTCCACGTTCCCTTCGATGAAAAAGATATTCCGGAAGAGCGGCAGCTTTGGATAGACGCAGACTTCCTGTTCCCTGAACTAATAGAGGACGAAGATAACAGCACGGTTGCCCCTCATTTTGGTCACATGCGCCTGGATGAACCGGACGGCATTCCACGAGTGCGTTTTCGCCTGAGCGCGGCCATGGGGCCTGATGGCGATATCGAAGAAACTTTTGTATATGTACTGGACGTCAATCCAGATGACTCGCCACTTACCACTGCGCAAGTGCCGCGAGCCGAGCGCAACCATATACATGTCCACTACCTGCCCGCACGACGTGACCCCGCCGACCACATTGCTTATGGGGCCAACGCTCTGCTTGGGCGGATACTTCGTGCCGTGCAGTGGGATAAGGAGCGAGACGCCATTAGAGGGCTCACAGACGATATAAGCGAGAGTCTGGCAGCCAATCCATCTGTCAATGCGTTTAGTGAGCATTTGAAAATGGCATGGGCAGCGCTGCACAAAGGTAGTTTCTTTACCGATCCCAAAATTACTTTCGTGGCCTCTGAGATCGAGGCCTTACTGCGGCATATGTCGGTCTCATTCACACCCGGCCACGGCGAAAACCTGGTCGACTTTTCTAGGCTGAGCGATGGCCAAAAGTCGATGCTCTATCTGTCTCTCGTGCTGTCGTCGCAGGCAATAGGTCGTGCCGTTTTAGCTGAACAAGATAATTCCTTCGATCCTGACAAGCTGCGCCCCCCAGTTTTTACACTGATTGCCGTGGAAGAGCCTGAGAACAGCCTTTCTCCTCACTATCTGGGACGGATTGTCAGTGCACTGAATGTCATGACAAGCCAAGGTGATGCTCAAGCCCTCATCGCTACGCATGCGCCTTCTATGCTTCGGCGAGTCGAGCCTGAACACATTCGCTACTTGCGGCTGACTGAAGCGCGACGATCTCGCATAACCTGCATTCAGTTGCCTGAAAAAACGGACGATGCGCACAAGTTCGTACGCGAGGCAGTACAGGCATTCCCCGAAGTGTATTTCTCTCGATTGGTTGTCCTCGGTGAAGGGGACAGCGAGGAGATCGTGTTGCCCCGCCTGCTGCGGGCCAAAGGCGCGCCGATCGATGAGTCTGCTGTCGTGATAGCGCCACTGGGTGGTAGGCATGTCAACCACTTCTGGCGGCTACTTTCGGCATTGCAAATACCTTACTTGACGCTGCTTGACTTGGATGTGGCTCGCCATCAGGCAGGCTGGGGGCGCGTCAAATATGTAAATGACCAGCTCACGAAATTTGAGCCCACTAAAGTGCTTCCCGCTGATTGGGATCTGCCGAAATGGGATGTAACTGAGACACCCATCCGTACACATCACTGTTTCGGCGATGAAAATCTGAGCGTCTTCGTTGAGTTAGAGCAACGAGGGGTGTTTTTTTCTGCTCCGATGGACCTTGATTTTGCAATGCTTCTCGCCTATCCAGACGCTTACAGCGTTGAAGAGGAAGTGCCAGGCGATGATGCGATCAAGGCTGTCCTCGGGAAAAGCCATCACGACTCATCTCAATACAGCGAAGACGAACTCAAGCTGTTTGGCACCTATCATCAACGTTTCAAGCTTGGCAGCAAGCCCGCCGCGCATATCAGCGCACTTGCTCAACTGAGCGACCAAGAGTTGCTTGAGGATATGCCGGCATCGCTAAGCAGTCTGGCAGACGCTGTAATCACAAAGCTTGCGGAGCTACCAGAGTGATTGCAGTCGAAGCTTGGCAGCCCGCTGACGGGTTAACGCTTGAGCCGAATGCTCTGCGCGCAGCCAGGGAGCAGGAGCGCTGCCTTGCCCTGACTGCAGGGCCTGGTGCAGGCAAGACCGAAATGCTTGCACAGCGAGCTGATTTTCTTTTGCGCACTGGTACGTGTCGTTATCCCAAGCGGATTCTGGCTATATCGTTCAAAGTTGATGCCAGCAAAAACCTGAAAGAGCGGGTTCAGCGCCGCTGTGGTCAGGATCTGGCCTCGCGCTTTGACAGCTTCACCTTCCATGCTTTTGCCAAGCGCATCATCGATCGCTTTCGGCCAGTTTTGACAGGGAAAGATGCTCTGGACGCGGGTTACAAAATCACCGATAGGAAGGTGGAGTCCTCTCGAAATCAAATTGTGTTTGGTGACTTGGTGCCGTTGGCTATCGAGATATTGCAGACGTCTAAAATGGCTAGGAACGCCATTCGTCAAACTTACAGTGATGTTTTCTTGGATGAATTCCAAGACTGTACCAATCTGCAGTACGACTTAATACAGCTTGCCTTTCAAGGCACTAGCACTCGTCTCACCGCCGTTGGAGATACCAAGCAAAAAATTATGGGCTGGGCCGGAGCCCTTGATGGCATCTTTGAGACCTTCGCTGCTGATTTTGCTGCGGTACCGCTCAATATGTATCGCAATTTCCGCTCTCAGTCTCGCTTACTCCGAGTGCAGAACGAGATCATCCGTGTCCTTGACCCAGCGTCCGCCATGCCCGGCGAGCAGCTGGTCGGTGATGAAGGTGAGGTTTTTGCGTGGCAATTTGAGGACAGCCGAAAAGAGGCTGAGTGCTTGGCCGACTTGATTGCCAACTGGATAAGAGTTGAACAACTTCCACCGTCCGAAATCGCGGTGCTGGTTTCCAAGCAGTTGGAGCTGTACGCCGACCATCTCATGGCCGCCTTAGAGGTACGGGGCATTCCTTTCCGTAACGAACAGCAGATGCAGGACATCACGGTCGAACCTGCTGCGCGTTTGATCGTGGACTATTTGTCCTGTCTTTATGGCAAGCGTGAGCCCAAAGCCTGGGTTCGATTGATGAATCAGTTGGTTCCTTTTGCGGATGATGAAATCCAATCCAGCACGCGGAAGGATTTAGATCGGTTAATCAAGCAGCAGCGAAAAGCCGCTGTTGTGGCTGAGCTTCTTGACGTGCCGCTCTCAGGCTGGTGGGAATCGGTACGGGCGTTCTTGAAGCAGGTCCGCATCGAAACTCTAGTCGCGCTCTCGCCAGACTATGAATCCCACGACAGGCTCAAGGAAGTTATCCGGGACACCAGAATGCGCATTGAAGAGTTGCTCAAGATTAAGCCTGATCTGCCCAAGGCTCTTGAGCGTTTTTCGGATGACCAGGCGGTACGCATTATGACGATGCACAAAAGCAAGGGGCTGGAGTTCGATTCGGTCATCCTTCTTGGCGTCGAGAGCCAGACCTTCTGGGGGAAGGCCGACGAGGAGCGCTGCGCGTTTTTTGTTGGCGTATCACGAGCAAAACGTCGACTGATAATGACCTATAGTGAGCGCCGTGAGACACCACCATCCAAACCATACAAATGGATTGAGAAGAGAGCGCCTCACGTAGAATTCTTCCATTATGCTATTCCTTTTTTGAGTAATTCGTCATGAATTTATCAAATTGAAAACGGGTAAAAGCCGGGGAATACGTTGCGGCCATAATGACGCAGTTTAATGGCCTGTTTACCAATGCGTAGGCGAATATGGGTTGGTATGGATCGCAAAAAAGTAACAATAGCTAATGCACCCATTCGAACAGCCTTTCAGCTGTTCGAATGGGTGAGGGTTAGATGGTCATTGGTTCGGCGGTTGGCAGCCGGCTTAAGATCCAACAAGCTAATAAAACCGCTACCAACAGTGGCGGGAACTTGATCATCGCCATCAAGGTGGCAATGATCGCACTGCTTCCCACTAGAGTGCCGATTAAAAGCAACGTGTCTCTAAAAACTTTAACTGTTTTCATGATTTCACCTTGGTTTGTATTGGGGGCAAGAAGTAAAAGTGTTTTGATGAGATGCTGAGAGCGAAGGCAGGCACGGCCGATTGACTTTCGTCGTGCAAGTCGAGAGATGAAATAGTTATCACGCCGGCCGCCCTTGTCTGGACGGGTAGCAGCACTCTAAAAGCCTCGTCGGGATCTGTGGGCCTACAGCCCGCGTGAGGCTCTGATCAGATCGTTATTTTCTATGTGCACACTGATTGATCGCGTCTTGAGTGAGCGTAACGCTATCTCCTTGCTGAGAGAACCAGTGCTTCTTCCATGCTGATTCCGGAGCGCAGTCAGATCGACATAGAAGATTGGTGTGCCATGGCTCTGGCGGATGGGCTAGCCGGGTATGCTCAGGAGGGTGATATAGACCCGAATCGTATTTGATTAAGGACTGGTCGGGAACCAGATTGAATCGCACCGGGTTTCGTGGAGGCCTCAACTCTTGAGAGAATGAGGCATGAAGAAATCTAATAGCTATTCCCCTGAAGTCCGTGAACGTGCTGTGCGCATGGTTCTGGAGAACCTGAAGGACTACCCCTCCGAATGGGCAGCCATCGAATCCATTGCGCCCAAGATCGGCTGTTGTTAATGGCCAATTAAACTGACCCACCTCTGGCCAACAATTTTGACCCACCCATGGTGGCACTGGCCACCGATCCATGTAGCGTCACCCGCCTTATGCACAGGCCGGGGACAGATCATTGAAGGAGTGGGTTGTGATTCACAAGATCAAGGGGTTGTACGACCAGGGCCGGGGTTTGTCGGTCCGTGCCATCAGCCGTGAGCTGGGGATTTCCCGGAATACCGTACGCAAGTATCTTCACCTGGATGAAACGCAGATCAGCGTCGCCATTGCTGACCCTTCGCGGACCAAGCTGCTCGACGGGCACCGTGATTATCTGATCAATCAGCTGATCCAGTTTCCAGCACTCAGTGCGGTCAAGTTGGCCCGACGTCTGAGAGAGCGCAGCGTTGATCTGGCGGTATCTGACCGGAGCATCCGCCGGTATGTACAAACGCTCAAGCAGCAGGTTGCCTGCGGCCAGTTCCGCTATTACGAACCGGTCGTTGAGTCGGTGCCGGGCGTTCAGTGCCAGGTCGATCCCGGTGAGTTGCGTGGCGTCATGATCGGCGGCGTGGAGCGCGTGGTGCATTTTGTGGTTTTTGTGTTGTCCTGTTCCCGGCTAATGTATGTCGGCCTGAGCTTCCGTCCGTTGGATACCGAGCGTTTTATCCAGATGCATGACGAGGCATTCCGTTACTTCGGCGGCGTCACTGAGGAGTGCATTTACGACCAGACCAAGATGGTGGTGATCAGCGAGCAATATCGAGAGCTGACGCTCAACCAGCGCTTCCACCAGTATGCAACCACGGCTGGCTATCGTATCCATGCCTGTGAGGGCTATGACCCGGAGAGCAAGGGCAAGGTGGAGGCCGGCGTCAAGTACGTCAAGCGTGACTGTTTCTATGGCGAGCAATTTGCGGACGAGAACGCCGTTCACCAGCATCTGCATGACTGGCTTGAGACCGTAGCCAATGCGCGTGTGCACGGCACGACCGGACAGCATCCTCGGGAGCATTTCGAGGCGCTGGAGCGCAGCCAGCTCAAGCCCTATCTGGTCCCGCAGAGCCTGCTGCACTTGATGCCTGCAAGAGAAACGCGCAAGGTCGACAAGACCGGGCTGATCTCCTGGCAGGCTAACAAGTATTCGGTACCCATGGCTTGGCAGCAAGCCCGTGTCGGTGTCAGCGCACAGGACAACCAGCTGCTGATCCATGACCTGGAGAGCGGCGAGCTCATCGCCACCCATGACCTGTGCAAGGCCAAGGGCCGGATGATCAAGAACAACAACCACTACCGAGACCAGACCCAGCGCATTACCGATCTGGAACACAGCATTGATGCGATCCTCTCCGATGATCTGGGCTCTGCCCTGTGCCAATTGCTTAAGCGGACCTCACCGCGTATCTACAAGGACCAACTGGTCGCCGTGCGTGATCTGCTCATGGCCCACGCGCCGGTTGATACCAAGCTGTTGGGTGAGTTGTGCGAGCGCAGCGAGCTGACCGCCACCGGACTCAGGCGCTACCTCGAAGCCTGGCAGCAAGCCAGGGCGCGAGGACGCGCCATCAGTGACCGCGAGTATGCGCCGGAGGCGGGTAGCCGCGTCGGCCATGCCGATCTGAATGCTTACGCCCACGTTGGCCAGTCGACTGGCCACGGAGTGACCCCATGAGCCTACTCGATAGCACCGTAGCGCAGTACCGCAGCCTTCGCCTCAGCGCGACCGCCGGTGAACTGACCGCCCTGCTGGCCAGGGCTGAAGCCAATGAGATGTCTTACCTGAATTTCGCCCAGTCGTTGGTTGAGCATGAGATCAACGCCCGTTCGAGTAGTCGTGTGAGCCGCAACCTCAAACAGGCCCAGTTCCCCTCGGAGAAGCACCTGGAGGCCTTTGATTACCGGCATCAGACCACGATCACCAAGCGACAGGTCAGTGCCTTGCTGGACTTCAGCTTTATCGATAACCGCGACAACCTGGTGTTCATTGGGCCACCGGGGGTGGGCAAGACCCACCTGGCCATTGGGATTGGCCACAAGGCCGTCCAGGCTGGCTACAAGGTGCTGTTCCGCACTGCACTGGCACTGGTCGAGGACCTGGAGTTGGCGGAGATGAAGGGCGAGCTGAAGAAGCGACTGAACCAGCTGAGCAAGTACGATGTGCTGATCATCGATGAGCTGGGCTACCTGCCGATGACCCGTCAGGCCCGGTATAACCTGTTCCAGTTGATCAACAACTTGTACGAGTACCGCTCGGTGATCCTGACCACCAACAAGGACTTCACCAGCTGGGGCGAGTTCTTCCATAACGACAACGTGGCAGTGCCCATCATTGACCGTGTAATCCACCATTCACACATTTTTATGCTGGGAGGGGAGAGCTACCGCTTGAAGCAGAAAACCGCCGGTTAGCGGTGAGCAAGTGGGTCAATTCTATTGGCCAAAAGTGGGTCAAAATTAATGGCCATTGACAGCTGTGTCCCCCAGACGCTGCATGGCTGGATACGCACTGATATTGGCCACCGCCCCGGCCAGACGACCGAGGAACGAGAACGCATCAAGGCTCTGGAACGCGAGAACCGGGAACTGCGCAAAGCGAACGAGATTCTGCGCCTGGCCAGTGCGTATTTTGCCCAGGCGGAGCTCGACCGCCGCAACAAACCCTGAACGCCTTCGTTGACGAGTACCGTGACCGCTACGGAGTCGAGTCGATCTGTCGGGTAATCCAGATCGCTCCGTCCGGTTATTACGTGCATGCAGCCAAAGCCCGTCAACCCGAACTGCGAAGCGCTCGTGCCAAACAGGACGAGCTGTTGAGCGATAAAATCCAGCGAGTCTGGGATGACAATATGCAGTGCTATGGCGTCGTGAAAGTCTGGAAGCAACTCAAGCGTGAGGGCATTGATATTGCTCGCTGCACGGTACAGCGGCTGATGCGTCAACTGGGCCTGCAGGGCGTTCGTCGCGGTCATGTGATCCGCACCACCATCCCGAATGAGAACGCGATTTGTCCGCTGGATAGGGTCCAACGCCAGTTCCATGCGGATCGACCCAATCAGCTATGGGTGTCCGACTTTACTTATGTTTCAACGTGGCAAGGCTGGCTCTACGTCGCCTTCGTGGTCGATGTATTTGCCCGGCGTATCGTTGGCTGGCGGGTGAGCAACAGCATGCGAACAGACTTCGTTCTGGATGCCCTGGAGCAAGCGCTGCACGCTCGACAGCCGAGCCGCATGGACGGCCTGATACACCATAGCGACAGGGGTAGCCAATACGTCTCCATCCGATACACCGAGCGTCTCGCTGAGGCCGGCATAGAGCCCTCTGTAGGCAGCAAAGGCGATAGCTATGACAACGCTTTGGCTGAAACCATCAACGGGTTATACAAAGCGGAGCTGATCTATCGGCAATCCTGGCGTAGTCGCGAAGCCGTGGAAATCGCCACTTTGAAATGGGTTCACTGGTACAACCACCAGCGGTTGCTGAGCTCGATTGGGTATATACCCCCGGCAGAAGCTGAGGCAAACTTCTACCAGCAACAATCCGGTCAGACCATGGCGGCCTGACTTA
Above is a genomic segment from Halopseudomonas litoralis containing:
- a CDS encoding site-specific DNA-methyltransferase, which produces MSVKTPKFQELVTKLREIFQIDRPELDFGIYRILNARADEINDYLEKRLPEKVQAALSSGSEAQREQIARELQEKEEQYTADGLEPSNVPKVQELRQKLAEYSVGAAEHENAVFSHLLTFFSRYYDNGDFISQRRYKGDTYAIPYAGEEVMLHWANKDQYYTKSGENFANYSFKLEDGRTVHFRLISADTAKDNRKDNEKERRFALIHSKTVIRTDEEGEEYEEQLIPIEEVDGVNGKELVIRFEYAPQPKGTKQDALVSKAVDAVLTDEAVTARWLDLANRAPTEKNPQRTLLEKYLTDYTTKNTADYFIHKDLGSFLRRELDFYIKNEVMHLDDVQNASAFADIEKNLRMMQCLRAISLELIDFLAQLEDFQKKLWLKKKFVVSSHYCITLDRVPEELYPEIVANEKQWEQWFQLGVWGKSSPGTLSDLKAGMHRMMDTSLFEEGFGKNILSLIDGLDEKINGLLVHGDNFHGLLLLQEKYRESLACVYIDPPYNTDATVINYKNGYRESSWLSLISSRMGLGKNLLRSDGVHILTIDDYEHAPVRQVLDAAFSEDSYLATVVVRNNPSGRSTVKGFSINHEFALFYGAEPNKARVGRLPHSEQQKSRYDLVDEFGPYEWENFRKSSAGSDRASRPKQFYPLYVSLVDYSVRVPDLMWLDLEGTYELITAPSSNEEVVWPLDLGGRERVWRWGLERASAEVSTLVAKKPKGGSKIEIYGRKYLNEEGILPRTWWDKPEYSARDNGTRMLREMFSQNISFDFPKALNAVSDSIRIGSPDPDGIVLDYYGGSGTTAHAVINLNRYEKQKKKFIIVEQGDYFESVTKSRVIKSIYSPSWRKGKPTTSENGISFCFKVLKLESYEDTLNNLQLHRDAKHNQTLGLLDQQAKDDYLLHYMLDVESRGSLLSVEDFKKPFDYSMNIATDSAGAYEPTQVDLVETFNYLIGLRVKHLDAQLERGFVTVNGTLPSGESCLVLWRDCDLLDYEGVSRLCDKLAINPADNEFDVVYINGDHNIPTVLTQTSDEGGATRVLKLRQIEPEFLERMFSVEDV
- a CDS encoding DEAD/DEAH box helicase family protein, which codes for MAKAQRTGKRSFHQELVLNRWMLQFFNADKLAGLTLRLGEGRHEGIDEDGQSKLFHELMRGLFNPNRLADTELRRYDLNIVRYWQEITAERNKLEGHELQMKYFQYLSLLFSEIYLDWYFNKRQALLDGLNEEMLSYRADKGAEPFRDFTADDLNKVAFWNATGSGKTLLLHVNIKQYLHYFQAGRGSGYPDKIILLTPNEGLSRQHLEELKQSGFAAQHFNKNQTLTYPGMVEIIDINKLGDEMGDKTVAVEAFEGNNLVLVDEGHRGTGTAAGAWMSRREALVRGGFAFEYSATFGQAVAKGFTVEAAEFEIQKKRAKMLFGTTSLKKLSDEELLQLALTHEERRLARATATREIYAKCILFDYSYKFFYEDGYGKESLILNMDGKAYEQSDNGAKYFTACLLAFYQQLWLWNTHREAVTDFNIEKPLWVFVGNTVSGEESDILEVISFLADFLNNEAQIKVWLADLVADRAQILDAKGNNIFKGRFTPLMGFTDRMDALYADILQRVFNAPARQRLKLVNIRSSKGELALRVGEAEPFGLINIGDDSKFFSLAESAEVFDSERDDFGGALFGTINNKSSKLNVLIGSRKFTEGWSSWRVSTMGLLNMGQGEGSQIIQLFGRGVRLKGKDFSLKRTTAQERPKGVHLDKLETLNIFGVRANYMAAFKDYLREEGITPSDEILELDFPTRANLPAGKLKTLALKDGYKDNQKLGFKRTHFPWLYEIPAAFQGKIKTPQVALDLYPRVEALTTQRSAFIGKSVQTSEPRHQGKLNAALFSLFDWDRIYLALQDYKIQRSWSNLRLDRQRLIEFCMGTADWYTLFIPAAELQVRSFSDLRKQEDILIRLLIDYTDRFYNALKKGYEGQFYEIAHIDEDHGSMLKLYQFEIDNSDDGLEYLEKLEVLKQLVADGKIGEASNWNAPNMVAISFDRHLYYPLLALEDKDAVPLKLRPLGFDAESEWLFVRDLEAFYHSPAGKEVIGARSLYLLRNADSEKKGLGFALAGNFYPDFLLWLVDDATGQQWLSFVDPKGIRNLDLSHPKLRLYKEVKTLESTLASQAKPDEPPLVLNAFVLSATRFADLLNVGDPAKKIELEDRHVLFMEDGGASYLEKMFTRICQISQKNH